CCGCGCCCAGCTGGGCGGGCAGCTGCCCGAGCGTGGCTGGGGACGCTCAGGGATCGCTTGGGCGTTGCAGCGGCCGGGGCGCATCGGGCCGGGAGCGCGCCATGCTGCGCCGACGGCACGTCTTCACGGTGGAGCAGCTCGGCAGCCGGGGTGAGTCGCCCACCACCGGGCTGCTGCGGCTGGAGTCGCCTCTCGCGTTCCCGGCTCCCGCCGGCCGCGCCCCCTCCCTGCTTTGAAGGAGCAGAGTGACTAGGCTGGGGACCAGTGGCGGTCAACCGGTCACCTCCCCCATCCCGCTTCCTCTCGGCCAACTCCTCTGTTATCCTCGGTCCGGAGCCTTATTCCTCTGCTGGAGATGTTTGACTCCACCTCCCCCTGTCCCAGCTAGAAGTCCTCAAAAGTTCCCTTTTCAAGGGACCGGGACAGGGATGGGCTTCCTGGCccggggtggggggcgggggtcTCCAGCCTAAGCAGCCCGAGTTTCTGCCCCATTCCAGTAGGACCCCCAGACCCAAGAGGTGACAATAGATGAATGTAGCTTTCTTTcacttaagttttttcttttaaatttaacagAAATTTTCACTATTTCTCACTTAAAAGCTCCCCAAATGGTTAGAgttgctgttatttatttattatttattttaatcgcTCTCTCCATGAGCTCCAGGAGAAACTTCATTTTGCATCCTGATGCCTCAGGGGTTCCAGAGAGTAGTGTGTGGACTCCAGGCTTCAACCCTGTGACCTTCCTGGCTCCCTGAGGCTGGCCCAGTCTTCCTGCCCCTTGAGGAATAGCCTAGGAGGCAGAGGCTCTCTACTTAGGGCCTGGCAGGGTTAGGTGGATGGACCCTCATGGGAAGGACATAGACCATCCAGGGAGCAGGTGGGCATGACTGCAAGGATTTTGCCCAACACACAGCTGAAAGCAGGGGTTCCTCCTTGCTGACAGTTATTGTTAGAAGGGAAGCCCCATTCAAACATCTCCCAAGCAGAGTTTGAGCCCTATCTCAGCAGGGTTGTGGCTGTCCTGTGTCTTCCCTTCCCTGGCCCAGGACACTCCTCCTCAGGGGAATGCTGCCAGCTGCTAGGAATGCTGGGGGTGTTGAGCGCAGCCTGCCTAGCCTGATACGACTCTACTTGCAGATGGGGCCAGCAAGGATCTGGCTCCAGGCTGTGTAGTCCCTGGAGTCACCAGCACCTATAGACGGATTCCGGATGCAGCTTATGGGTGCTCACTGGACTTCCGGAAGAGAGAGGGCGAGCTGAGAAGGCTTGGGAGGCAGATGCCACTTTTCAAACTAGCTTCCCAGGACTCAGGGATGGAGATGGTGGTTGGGGACAGCCCCCTGGCCATCTTACCAGGACTTTCTCAGGACTCTCTGAACCTTGAGCCCAGGGGGAGCCCTGAGCTCAGTGCCCAGCGAGGCCGGCTACTGGCCAGTCGTAAGCTGGAGCAGGTGCTGGAGCGGTCCCGAAGGCTCCCCAGGCTGCCTGGACAGCGCCACTCCCTGCAGCTGCCGATTAAGACTGAGTGTGGAGTGTCCTTTTGTGCAGCAGGAGGACAAGGGTCCACTGAGGCAGAAACCAAGCTAGAGGCAGGCCTGGAAGTAACCGAGGTGGTGAGTGTCAACCTTTGCTGAGTGAAGAGTGGGTGGAGACAGTCCTGTAATGGGGTTTGTGGGGaccccccccaccctctcttcttttccctgGAGCTCTCTCGGGGTGGGGCATTCCTTGCCCCTAATTGATGGTTGTGTCATTGCTTCTTGCTTCACCTCATTCCCAGTTGTGTGTAGCCACCCCCACACAAAGGAGATGGGCACTGGGGAAGCTAGCTGCATGTGTGCTCCTTGGTCTGCCCACTCTGTCCCCCTTTCCTGGCTCGGCACAGCCTGTCTGCCTAGGGTGGGAAGCTGGTTGAGTCTAGAAGTCTCCCCTAccttactgtgtcccataggtggAGGGAATGGCGCCTGAAGCCTGGGCCTGCCTCCCAGGGCAGGGTCTTCGATACCTGGAACACCTGTGTCTGGTGTTGGAGCAGATGGCGAGGCTCCAGCAGTTCTACTTGCAGCTGCAGACAGAGAGGTCCCATGGGGTGAGTGACTCTCAGAGCAGGGTGACCATGCCAGtgagtggggggaaggggcagGACCCCTGGAACTGTGGCTGCCTTCAGAATAGTCTTAGCCTTCTAATGAGATCTTCATTGCTATATCTCTCCTGTTCCAGGGTCCTGAAGTGGAGAGGTCGGATGTGGCTCCTTCACCTTCACCTTTGCAAGCCTCAGGCAATGGGGTACAGGAAGCAGGGGAGCTGCTAAGCCAGACAAAGGAGACAGGTGAGTGGCAATTGTAACTCATCCTGTGTCCTGCCTGTGCCTCATGTGCCTGTCCAGGGTCCTACTGGCAGATCCCTGAGCTGTAGCTCGGTGGAGAGGCTTCCTGTTCTGGGCCTGGGTAACATGATTCTCTTTCTGAAGGGGAAGAGGCAGTTTCAGCCTCAAACGTTGGGAAGCTCGGTGCCAATCCTCCCAGGCTGCCAGAGGTCCCAATGGAACCAACCCACAGCTTTTCACCCTCCCAGGGATACAAGGTAGTGGTTGATAGGTGTGAGGCAGGTGGCAGGATGGGGTAGGATGTTTGGGATGTGTGGGTACCCTGAAGGACAGAAAGTGGGGAAATGACAGGATTTCTGTTTAGAGCAAGTGACTTATCCTGGCTATGGTGACAGCTACCCCTGTGGGGTGGGGCTGTGGTGATCTTTTATTTTGCTCAGCAGGATCTTTCCCACTGGGACAAGGTCAAGGTCTTGCTCAATCGGATCCGTTGGAGGAGTTCTCGACATTCTGAGCACCCTGCTCCTCCTGATCGTTCTACCCCCACGTGAGTCCTATGCCTGGTCCAggttggggtggagggaggagacTGGTGAACTGGGATGTTGAAGTTGTTCTGTCAGTTAATATCTTTGTCCCTATGAAATTTGAGAGACATAGACAGTGTTGGAGTGGATGATAGAGGGAACAGAAAGTAGTTATAATGCCCTATTTACAGATAAGGAGGCTGGGGATTAGGCAGAGTTGGAGGGCTATAGCTTTCCCCAAGCCACAGGGTGAATCAGTGACAGAGTGAGGCCCAGATGATGGAAATCTCATCTCATCCCAGCAATCCCTCCCCACTTCACACTGAAATTTAGACCATTGTCTGGGTGTGTGGGGAAGCAAGGTAGAGGAGCAGACAACGGATTTTACTGTGGTAAAGTCCATCATGCTAGGGGGCCATTCTGACTAATTGTCCAGGGGGAAGAAGCACCAATTTAATATCTCCAGCTTCCCCACAGCAGCTAAGCAATGTTCTATCAACTCTGGAGCTATTGTTTCCTGCTTGTAGCCtaatctcctttcctttttctacagGATTGAATCCAGACACCTTTCTGAAAGGCCTCC
The sequence above is drawn from the Castor canadensis chromosome 14, mCasCan1.hap1v2, whole genome shotgun sequence genome and encodes:
- the C14H8orf58 gene encoding uncharacterized protein C8orf58 homolog isoform X1, which produces MGRVGGFICSPDTAPCSRCAGTILLLTLLDFSQTEGPESAGSRSVLFALPALGVPQLSGLRSVAPLPGRRKTGRLCSSGGDPRREPVPKQGGAPPRTADRGPSLRPRQAWGCKALPVNPEGVPRRHPHTCAHPVPASSGECPGTAPSWAGSCPSVAGDAQGSLGRCSGRGASGRERAMLRRRHVFTVEQLGSRDGASKDLAPGCVVPGVTSTYRRIPDAAYGCSLDFRKREGELRRLGRQMPLFKLASQDSGMEMVVGDSPLAILPGLSQDSLNLEPRGSPELSAQRGRLLASRKLEQVLERSRRLPRLPGQRHSLQLPIKTECGVSFCAAGGQGSTEAETKLEAGLEVTEVVEGMAPEAWACLPGQGLRYLEHLCLVLEQMARLQQFYLQLQTERSHGGPEVERSDVAPSPSPLQASGNGVQEAGELLSQTKETGEEAVSASNVGKLGANPPRLPEVPMEPTHSFSPSQGYKDLSHWDKVKVLLNRIRWRSSRHSEHPAPPDRSTPTIESRHLSERPPYHPPQKTFIPSLVVKKSRAKNLSVC
- the C14H8orf58 gene encoding uncharacterized protein C8orf58 homolog isoform X2; translated protein: MGRVGGFICSPDTAPCSRCAGTILLLTLLDFSQTEGPESAGSRSVLFALPALGVPQLSGLRSVAPLPGRRKTGRLCSSGGDPRREPVPKQGGAPPRTADRGPSLRPRQAWGCKALPVNPEGVPRRHPHTCAHPVPASSGECPGTAPSWAGSCPSVAGDAQGSLGRCSGRGASGRERAMLRRRHVFTVEQLGSRDGASKDLAPGCVVPGVTSTYRRIPDAAYGCSLDFRKREGELRRLGRQMPLFKLASQDSGMEMVVGDSPLAILPGLSQDSLNLEPRGSPELSAQRGRLLASRKLEQVLERSRRLPRLPGQRHSLQLPIKTECGVSFCAAGGQGSTEAETKLEAGLEVTEVVEGMAPEAWACLPGQGLRYLEHLCLVLEQMARLQQFYLQLQTERSHGGPEVERSDVAPSPSPLQASGNGVQEAGELLSQTKETGSFPLGQGQGLAQSDPLEEFSTF